A region of Chitinophaga horti DNA encodes the following proteins:
- a CDS encoding S46 family peptidase, producing the protein MKKKLLVALLLLAGHLAKADEGMWLPYLLGQQVYNDMVKKGLKLTKEQLYSINKSSLKDAIIIFGGGCTGEIVSNEGLIFTNHHCGYDAIASASSVEHNYLKDGFYATSKQMEIPAKGLSVQFLLKVEDVTAQVEAAAKGLAGAERAAAVQKAIAEISKNAVTVPSQEARISPLFKGNQYLMYIYERYNDVRLVGTPPENIGKFGGDTDNWEWPRHTGDFSVFRVYAGKDGKPAEYAADNVPMKPKHFLPVSIKGVKENDYAMIYGYPGGTNRYETSYGVKLKTDIENPSTVNLRDIRLKYMFEEMKKDPAVKLQLASSYAGIANYWKFFDGESKQLLKYDVYGQKQKQEAAFIAWAKGKPEYENIFSQYEKLYKDWTPYAKVRVYLNEGIYGSPLAAFAGSLMQLENALAKRQGVKEAIAAADKARTNFLAKENKPSDVKIMATTAMMYYNDIPKDQHPIGFYEAVKKFGDLNDEKTFRTWAAHVFANTMIFNDAKWKAFIANPDNAQLQDDPAYNYASAFSKNYISKYAPNFGIFTNGNAELGRLYLKGVIAREPNASRYPDATFTMRLSYGQVKPYKPRDAVSYDYVTTLTGVMEKYKPGDYEFDLPAKLMDLYKKKDFGQYKDAKKNDLVVGFITTNDITGGNSGSPVINGNGELIGLAFDGNYEALSHKIQFDPVYNRTICVDVRYVLWCIDKLGGATSIINELKIAK; encoded by the coding sequence ATGAAGAAAAAGCTACTCGTCGCCCTGCTGCTCCTGGCAGGCCACCTGGCGAAGGCGGATGAAGGTATGTGGTTACCCTACCTTCTCGGTCAGCAGGTATATAACGACATGGTCAAAAAAGGCCTGAAGCTCACCAAAGAGCAGCTATACAGCATTAATAAATCATCTTTAAAAGATGCGATTATCATTTTCGGCGGTGGTTGCACCGGCGAAATCGTGAGCAACGAAGGCCTGATCTTCACTAACCACCACTGTGGTTACGATGCAATCGCCAGCGCCAGCTCGGTGGAGCATAACTACCTGAAAGACGGCTTTTACGCTACGTCCAAACAAATGGAAATTCCTGCGAAAGGGCTGTCTGTACAATTCCTGCTGAAAGTAGAAGACGTAACTGCCCAGGTGGAAGCCGCCGCTAAAGGCCTCGCCGGCGCAGAAAGAGCTGCTGCCGTACAAAAAGCGATCGCCGAGATCAGCAAAAATGCGGTAACCGTTCCTTCACAGGAAGCACGCATCAGCCCTTTGTTTAAAGGCAACCAGTACCTCATGTACATCTATGAACGTTACAACGACGTTCGCCTGGTAGGTACGCCGCCCGAAAACATCGGTAAATTTGGTGGCGATACCGATAACTGGGAATGGCCGCGCCACACCGGCGACTTCTCCGTATTCCGCGTGTACGCCGGTAAAGACGGTAAACCCGCTGAATATGCTGCCGACAATGTACCGATGAAGCCTAAACACTTCCTGCCGGTATCGATCAAAGGTGTGAAAGAAAACGATTACGCCATGATTTACGGTTATCCCGGTGGTACCAACCGTTACGAAACTTCTTACGGCGTAAAACTTAAAACCGATATTGAAAACCCCTCCACTGTAAACCTGCGCGACATCCGCCTGAAATACATGTTCGAAGAAATGAAGAAAGATCCGGCCGTGAAACTGCAACTGGCTTCCAGCTATGCAGGCATTGCGAACTACTGGAAATTCTTCGACGGTGAAAGCAAACAACTGCTGAAGTACGACGTTTATGGTCAGAAACAAAAGCAGGAAGCTGCGTTCATCGCCTGGGCAAAAGGAAAACCTGAGTACGAGAACATCTTTAGCCAGTACGAAAAACTGTACAAAGACTGGACGCCCTACGCGAAGGTGCGTGTGTACCTGAATGAAGGCATCTATGGTTCTCCGCTCGCCGCCTTCGCCGGCTCGCTCATGCAGCTGGAAAATGCACTCGCCAAAAGGCAGGGTGTAAAAGAAGCCATTGCTGCCGCCGATAAAGCACGCACTAACTTCCTGGCGAAAGAAAATAAACCAAGTGATGTAAAAATCATGGCCACCACGGCGATGATGTATTACAACGATATCCCGAAAGATCAGCACCCGATCGGTTTCTACGAAGCCGTGAAGAAGTTCGGTGACCTGAACGATGAAAAAACGTTCCGTACCTGGGCTGCTCACGTGTTCGCCAACACGATGATCTTTAACGACGCCAAATGGAAAGCGTTTATCGCTAACCCGGACAACGCCCAACTGCAGGACGATCCGGCGTATAATTACGCGTCTGCCTTCTCTAAGAACTACATCAGCAAATACGCGCCTAACTTTGGCATTTTCACAAATGGCAATGCCGAACTGGGCCGCCTGTACCTTAAAGGCGTTATCGCCCGCGAGCCTAACGCCAGCCGTTATCCTGATGCCACGTTCACTATGCGCCTCAGCTACGGCCAGGTGAAACCTTACAAACCGCGCGACGCCGTGTCGTACGACTACGTAACCACGCTTACCGGTGTAATGGAAAAGTACAAACCAGGCGACTATGAGTTCGATCTCCCCGCTAAGCTGATGGATCTTTACAAAAAGAAAGATTTCGGTCAGTATAAAGATGCGAAGAAGAACGACCTCGTAGTTGGCTTCATCACCACCAACGACATTACCGGCGGTAACTCCGGCTCCCCGGTAATCAACGGTAATGGCGAATTGATCGGCCTGGCTTTCGATGGCAACTACGAAGCCCTCAGCCACAAGATCCAGTTCGACCCGGTGTACAACCGCACCATTTGTGTGGATGTGCGCTACGTGCTTTGGTGCATCGATAAACTGGGCGGTGCCACCAGCATTATCAATGAATTGAAGATCGCTAAGTAG
- a CDS encoding endonuclease/exonuclease/phosphatase family protein, whose amino-acid sequence MRFLRLFTKGFFLTVNITAVIFFLVSCLAPFVSPARFWPIGFFSLAFPFLFLVMVLFTVLWLIFHPKYALLPIVAMLIGWKSISSFVAFNWPGHAQPVADSTVKPFTVMSYNVAQFGLYRDKNSEPTRKAMFDLIKKEKVDILCMQDFYTSEKKGDFNNREDISRTMHLPFRFFSSDFNRNGSQHWGSIIFSKYPILKSDKVKLDLGPMGESLIYADIMREGDTIRVVNMHLESYRFNREDYKSIEKIKKQEDTGLVAAKGIVQKMREAYVRRSKQAELVAGFISASPHPVIVCGDFNDTPASYTYFKVKGKLQDVFLVKGNGIGRTFNSLAPTLRIDYIFVDPMFDVHSFKRIDKSGLSDHYPVITQLSVQGETDN is encoded by the coding sequence TTGAGATTCTTACGATTATTCACAAAAGGCTTCTTTCTGACTGTAAATATTACAGCCGTCATTTTCTTTTTAGTATCATGCCTGGCCCCGTTTGTGTCACCCGCCCGCTTCTGGCCCATCGGATTCTTTTCCCTGGCGTTTCCGTTCCTGTTCCTGGTGATGGTGCTGTTCACAGTGTTGTGGCTCATCTTTCATCCTAAATATGCGTTGCTGCCTATAGTGGCAATGCTGATCGGCTGGAAGTCCATTTCCTCGTTCGTGGCATTTAACTGGCCGGGGCACGCGCAACCGGTGGCAGATAGTACCGTCAAACCGTTTACGGTGATGAGCTACAACGTAGCGCAGTTCGGCCTGTACCGCGATAAAAACAGCGAACCTACCCGCAAGGCGATGTTCGACCTCATCAAAAAAGAGAAGGTAGACATCCTGTGTATGCAGGACTTTTATACTTCCGAGAAAAAGGGCGACTTCAATAACCGGGAAGATATTTCGCGCACGATGCACCTTCCGTTCCGCTTCTTTTCCAGCGACTTTAACCGTAACGGTTCGCAGCACTGGGGCTCCATCATCTTTTCCAAATACCCGATTCTTAAGTCGGATAAAGTAAAGCTGGACCTGGGGCCTATGGGTGAGAGCCTTATTTATGCAGATATCATGCGAGAAGGCGATACCATTCGTGTAGTGAATATGCACCTGGAGTCGTACCGCTTTAACAGGGAAGATTATAAGTCGATCGAGAAAATAAAGAAACAGGAAGATACGGGGCTGGTAGCGGCCAAAGGCATTGTACAAAAAATGAGAGAGGCTTATGTGAGGCGAAGCAAACAGGCCGAACTGGTGGCTGGCTTTATTAGCGCAAGTCCGCACCCGGTGATCGTTTGCGGCGATTTTAACGACACGCCGGCCTCTTACACCTATTTCAAAGTGAAAGGCAAACTGCAGGACGTGTTCCTGGTAAAGGGCAACGGGATTGGCCGTACATTTAACAGCCTGGCGCCCACGTTACGGATCGATTATATTTTTGTGGATCCAATGTTCGACGTGCATAGCTTTAAAAGGATCGACAAGAGCGGCCTGTCCGATCACTACCCGGTTATTACCCAGCTTTCTGTACAGGGCGAAACGGATAATTAA
- a CDS encoding endonuclease/exonuclease/phosphatase family protein, whose amino-acid sequence MNLFKTIIRRLLLWVNVALAAGLLFSAYAQYIRPNKFWPAGFAGFAFPFLLALCAGFLVLWLFYKGKKRYYIFISLGAILLSMKAILQSWAFHPFHSSPAPSELNFTVMSFNCSMFGMRDYQDNPALRLKMYEMLQDERPDILCMQEFYSNDDPTKLHNFDSVRIRGEYPHHYFSKDFTRWDTWHFGTALFSRYPIVSAQTIALQGGAETENMIRADVVIGGDTVRILNAHLKSYQFNQSDYSSLGAVNSGDLKQGRGVAGKMKATFRIRAMQADIVASEVARSPYPVIVTGDFNAIPVSNTYRTIRGDMKDAFLECGFGFGRTFASLAPTLRIDYILPDKRIHVKDFRINRRFRYEHFPITATLNLRD is encoded by the coding sequence GTGAATCTATTCAAGACCATCATCCGGCGTTTGTTATTATGGGTTAATGTTGCCCTCGCCGCCGGCCTCTTATTTTCAGCGTATGCTCAATACATTCGCCCCAACAAGTTCTGGCCGGCAGGTTTTGCCGGGTTTGCATTCCCCTTTTTACTGGCGTTATGCGCCGGTTTTCTTGTACTGTGGCTGTTTTACAAAGGCAAAAAGCGCTATTACATATTTATTTCGCTCGGCGCCATCCTGCTGAGCATGAAAGCCATTCTGCAAAGCTGGGCATTTCACCCGTTTCATTCCAGCCCGGCACCCAGTGAGCTGAACTTTACGGTGATGTCGTTCAACTGTAGCATGTTCGGCATGCGCGATTACCAGGACAACCCGGCGCTGCGGCTCAAAATGTATGAAATGTTGCAGGACGAGCGGCCCGACATCCTGTGTATGCAGGAGTTTTACAGTAACGATGATCCGACGAAGCTGCACAATTTCGACTCGGTACGCATCCGCGGAGAATACCCGCATCATTACTTTTCGAAAGACTTTACCCGTTGGGATACCTGGCACTTTGGTACCGCTCTTTTCTCCCGCTACCCCATCGTAAGCGCGCAGACGATCGCGTTACAAGGTGGTGCGGAAACCGAAAATATGATCCGGGCAGATGTGGTGATCGGCGGGGATACCGTTCGTATACTTAATGCACACCTGAAGTCGTATCAGTTTAACCAAAGCGATTACTCCAGCCTTGGCGCTGTTAATAGCGGTGACCTGAAGCAGGGTCGTGGTGTAGCGGGAAAAATGAAGGCCACCTTCCGCATACGCGCCATGCAGGCGGATATTGTCGCTTCGGAAGTAGCCCGCAGTCCGTACCCGGTGATCGTGACCGGCGACTTTAATGCCATTCCCGTTTCCAACACCTATCGCACTATACGCGGCGACATGAAGGACGCCTTTCTGGAATGTGGCTTCGGCTTTGGCCGTACCTTTGCCAGCCTGGCCCCTACCCTGCGTATCGATTACATATTGCCCGACAAACGCATCCATGTAAAAGATTTTCGCATTAACCGCCGGTTCCGTTACGAACACTTTCCCATTACAGCTACACTTAACCTGAGAGATTAA
- a CDS encoding rhomboid family intramembrane serine protease, protein MNDYRPGNFSILPVVIKNLMIINALIYFATITMPKEIQVWIDHMFALHYVGSDLFKPHQIVTHIFMHGSFGHLFNNMFSLWIFGSILENYVGPKRFLTFYMACGIGAALCYMGVVAWENHQLTIMANQFLNNPTYENLLDLERKFNLGYITNKGIDGLLAALHANPNNVTAIDTGRFFVTDAVAAYRNIPMVGASGAVYGILFGAAYLFPNMLLYIYFLFPVKLKYAAAFMIIMEVVMAVQNNPGDNVAHFAHLGGVLFSFLLLRAWTRRGRQ, encoded by the coding sequence ATGAACGATTACAGGCCCGGAAACTTTTCTATACTGCCGGTGGTTATCAAGAACCTGATGATCATCAATGCCCTTATTTACTTTGCGACCATCACCATGCCCAAAGAAATACAGGTTTGGATAGATCATATGTTTGCCCTGCACTATGTAGGGTCCGACCTGTTTAAACCGCACCAGATCGTTACGCATATATTTATGCACGGCAGCTTCGGCCACCTGTTCAATAACATGTTTTCGCTCTGGATATTCGGTTCCATCCTGGAGAATTATGTAGGCCCTAAACGTTTCCTTACATTTTACATGGCTTGCGGCATTGGTGCGGCACTGTGTTATATGGGTGTAGTCGCCTGGGAAAACCACCAGTTGACGATCATGGCCAACCAGTTCCTGAACAATCCTACTTACGAAAACCTGCTGGACCTTGAAAGGAAGTTCAATTTGGGTTACATTACCAATAAAGGGATAGATGGCCTGTTGGCGGCATTGCATGCCAATCCGAACAACGTTACCGCTATCGATACCGGCCGCTTCTTCGTAACCGATGCGGTGGCCGCATACCGCAACATCCCGATGGTGGGCGCTTCCGGTGCGGTATATGGCATCCTGTTCGGCGCCGCATACCTGTTTCCGAACATGCTGCTGTACATTTACTTCCTTTTCCCGGTTAAACTCAAATACGCCGCCGCGTTCATGATCATCATGGAGGTTGTAATGGCGGTTCAAAACAATCCCGGGGATAACGTAGCCCACTTTGCCCACCTCGGTGGGGTGTTGTTCAGCTTCCTGTTATTACGGGCCTGGACCAGGCGGGGCCGGCAGTAA
- a CDS encoding M28 family peptidase: protein MQKLKWITGMALLLAACQTKPKPAENNNETATTTINTAGVPAFSADSAYSYVAKQVAFGPRVPGTKAQKECAAWLIQTLRPLSDTLYVQETTVTGPQKQKLPCINLVASFNPGAKDRVLILAHWDTRPWGDQDAFDKKTAIDGADDGGSGVGVMIELARQFQQKKPAVGIDLLFTDVEDYGVSGVEDSYCLGTQYWAKNPHVKGYKANYGILLDMVGARGSQFFMEGFSKRDAYGPMKMFWDVANQLGYSQFRYENAQDVAITDDHYYVNTLTGIPTYDIIALQQNGDFAPHWHTANDNMQIIDKSTLKAVGQSLLQVLYTQPLAY from the coding sequence ATGCAAAAACTGAAGTGGATAACGGGAATGGCCTTGTTACTGGCAGCCTGCCAAACCAAACCCAAACCGGCGGAAAATAATAATGAAACCGCCACCACAACGATTAATACTGCAGGCGTACCGGCATTTTCTGCTGATTCTGCCTATAGCTATGTAGCGAAACAAGTGGCGTTCGGCCCGCGTGTACCGGGTACCAAAGCGCAAAAAGAATGTGCCGCCTGGCTCATTCAAACCCTGCGCCCGTTGTCGGATACCCTGTACGTACAGGAAACCACCGTTACCGGTCCACAAAAACAAAAACTGCCTTGCATCAATCTCGTTGCCTCGTTTAACCCGGGCGCTAAAGATCGCGTGCTGATACTGGCCCACTGGGATACCCGTCCATGGGGCGACCAGGATGCCTTCGATAAAAAAACAGCTATTGATGGCGCAGATGACGGTGGCAGCGGTGTTGGTGTGATGATCGAGCTGGCCAGGCAGTTTCAGCAAAAGAAACCTGCGGTAGGCATCGACCTGCTGTTTACGGATGTAGAAGACTATGGCGTGTCCGGCGTGGAAGATAGCTATTGCCTCGGCACTCAATACTGGGCGAAGAACCCGCATGTAAAAGGTTACAAAGCCAATTACGGCATCCTGCTCGACATGGTAGGCGCACGTGGTTCCCAGTTCTTCATGGAAGGCTTCTCTAAGCGCGACGCTTATGGCCCTATGAAAATGTTCTGGGATGTAGCCAACCAACTCGGTTACTCACAGTTCCGTTATGAAAATGCGCAGGATGTTGCTATCACGGATGATCACTATTATGTGAACACGCTTACCGGCATTCCTACTTACGATATTATTGCCTTGCAGCAGAACGGCGACTTCGCACCGCACTGGCATACTGCAAACGATAATATGCAGATCATCGACAAAAGCACCCTCAAAGCCGTGGGCCAAAGCCTGTTGCAGGTGTTGTACACCCAGCCACTGGCCTACTAA
- the rlmD gene encoding 23S rRNA (uracil(1939)-C(5))-methyltransferase RlmD has translation MRKKNVILENVPVSGYAAEGKALARKDGKVIFIEGGVVPGDVVDVRLGKNKKDWAEGKAVRFHSLSPDRTTPFCQHFGECGGCKWQMLPYSMQLQHKHQQVEDHLTRIGKIALPEISPIMGGQLTSHYRNKLEFTFSNKAYLTQAEMDAAAGEEIPRRNAIGFHIPKLFDKVLDIQQCHLMAEPANLIKNTIRDYAAANDLSFFDIRQQTGWLRNLVLRICTTGEVMANLVIFHEDKEARIALLDHLLKAVPAITSLLYTINPKKNDSIFDLEPKVYYGKGYVEEKLEDFVFKIGPKSFFQTNTYQGERLYQVTREFAGLTGTEVVYDLYCGTGSIGIFVSRQARKVIGIELIKEAIDDAIINAEQNNVTNATFYAGDVIDIVDDAFFAQHGAPDVIITDPPRAGMHEKLVQKLLEVGAPKIVYVSCNPATQARDLALLDVMYSVEKVQPVDMFPHTHHIENVILLKKR, from the coding sequence GTGAGAAAAAAGAATGTAATTCTGGAAAACGTCCCGGTAAGTGGTTATGCCGCAGAAGGTAAAGCCCTGGCCCGGAAAGACGGTAAAGTAATATTCATTGAAGGTGGCGTGGTGCCCGGCGATGTGGTAGACGTGCGTCTTGGTAAGAACAAGAAGGACTGGGCCGAAGGTAAAGCCGTTCGCTTCCATAGCCTGTCGCCCGATCGTACCACCCCGTTCTGCCAGCACTTTGGCGAATGTGGTGGCTGTAAATGGCAGATGTTGCCGTACAGCATGCAGCTGCAACATAAACACCAGCAGGTGGAAGATCATCTTACCCGTATTGGTAAGATCGCCCTGCCGGAGATCAGCCCGATTATGGGCGGTCAACTCACCAGTCATTACCGGAACAAACTGGAGTTTACGTTTTCCAACAAGGCCTATCTCACCCAGGCCGAAATGGACGCCGCCGCAGGCGAGGAAATTCCCCGCCGCAACGCGATCGGGTTCCACATTCCCAAGCTGTTCGATAAGGTATTGGACATCCAGCAATGCCACCTGATGGCGGAGCCGGCGAATCTTATTAAGAATACTATTCGTGATTACGCAGCTGCCAACGACCTGTCCTTTTTCGACATTCGTCAGCAAACCGGCTGGTTGCGCAACCTCGTATTACGCATTTGCACCACCGGCGAGGTAATGGCCAACCTGGTTATTTTCCATGAGGATAAAGAAGCGCGCATCGCCCTGCTGGACCATCTTTTAAAGGCAGTGCCTGCCATTACGTCGCTGTTGTATACCATCAATCCAAAGAAGAACGACAGCATTTTTGACCTGGAGCCGAAGGTGTATTACGGCAAAGGGTATGTAGAAGAAAAACTGGAGGACTTCGTTTTCAAGATCGGTCCGAAGTCGTTTTTCCAGACCAACACCTACCAGGGCGAGCGGCTCTACCAGGTTACACGCGAGTTTGCCGGCTTAACCGGCACGGAAGTAGTGTATGACTTATACTGTGGCACCGGCAGCATCGGCATCTTTGTTTCCCGCCAGGCACGGAAAGTAATTGGTATTGAGCTGATCAAAGAAGCGATTGACGATGCGATCATCAATGCGGAACAAAATAACGTGACCAACGCTACTTTTTATGCCGGTGACGTGATAGATATAGTGGACGATGCTTTCTTTGCACAACACGGCGCGCCAGATGTGATCATTACCGACCCGCCCAGGGCCGGAATGCACGAAAAGCTGGTGCAAAAACTGCTGGAAGTGGGCGCTCCCAAAATTGTATATGTGAGCTGCAACCCGGCTACCCAGGCCCGCGACCTTGCCCTGCTGGACGTGATGTACAGCGTGGAAAAAGTGCAGCCCGTAGATATGTTTCCGCATACGCACCACATCGAAAACGTGATTTTACTGAAGAAAAGATAA
- a CDS encoding rhomboid family intramembrane serine protease, protein MAMHAVEREQTSRLSLGEEKNMVTNLLVVNLAIFILVQFTDIIYKMENMAPDAFPRDVLANIRVPAHLPTFITHPWTVLSAMFVHLRVIDIVSNMIWLWGFGTLLQQQAGHRRILPVYLFGGLTGIAFYLAAMNLLPPFMAIRPGAYMAGAHASVMALAVAAVIIAPKYRILPTLLGGIPFWIVFMIYFALSIGAHAADRADLTHYPYLLGGALFGWLYAARLKRGKDIGEGFNKAVHGISHMFHPSEQRVYNPDQIPGSIYAKKETTPFRRVGKVPEHRLDEILDKINQSGLDSLSAEEREILLRASDAEGGA, encoded by the coding sequence ATGGCTATGCACGCTGTAGAAAGAGAACAGACTTCCCGGCTTTCCCTCGGGGAAGAAAAAAATATGGTCACCAATTTATTGGTTGTTAACCTGGCTATATTTATCCTGGTTCAGTTTACGGACATCATTTATAAAATGGAAAATATGGCGCCAGACGCATTCCCGCGGGATGTTCTGGCCAATATCCGCGTACCGGCGCATCTTCCTACATTTATTACGCATCCCTGGACCGTGCTCTCGGCTATGTTCGTGCACCTACGCGTGATCGATATTGTTAGTAACATGATCTGGCTATGGGGCTTTGGCACCTTGCTGCAACAGCAGGCCGGTCACCGTCGCATATTGCCGGTTTACCTTTTCGGCGGCCTTACCGGTATTGCATTTTACCTGGCAGCCATGAACCTGCTGCCGCCGTTTATGGCCATTCGTCCCGGCGCATACATGGCGGGCGCGCACGCCAGTGTAATGGCGCTGGCAGTAGCCGCAGTCATAATCGCACCAAAGTACCGGATTCTTCCGACGCTGTTAGGCGGCATTCCTTTCTGGATCGTTTTTATGATCTATTTTGCCCTCAGCATTGGCGCACATGCTGCCGACAGGGCTGACTTGACGCATTACCCTTATCTGTTGGGTGGCGCTCTTTTCGGGTGGCTGTATGCAGCAAGACTTAAAAGGGGTAAAGACATCGGTGAAGGCTTTAACAAAGCGGTTCACGGCATCAGCCACATGTTCCACCCCAGCGAGCAACGCGTTTACAATCCGGACCAGATTCCCGGAAGCATCTACGCAAAAAAGGAAACCACCCCTTTCCGCAGGGTAGGCAAGGTGCCAGAGCATCGCCTCGACGAAATTCTTGATAAGATCAATCAATCCGGTCTCGACTCCCTTTCCGCAGAGGAAAGGGAAATACTGCTGAGAGCGAGTGATGCAGAGGGCGGAGCCTGA
- the cysS gene encoding cysteine--tRNA ligase, which produces MSEFKIHNSLTRQKEVFTPLYPGHVGMYVCGPTVSGESHLGHARPYITFDVVFRYLQHLGYKVRYVRNITDAGHFEEEGRAAEDKIAKGALLEKLEPMELVQKYTNLYHWAMLQFNCMEPSIEPTATGHITEQIEMIQKIISQGYAYEANGSVYFDVKKYAENYKYGILSGRVLEDMLETSVRELENQSEKRNNVDFALWKNAPAEHLMRWPSPWGYGFPGWHIECSAMSGKYLGTQFDIHGGGMDLQFPHHECEIAQSEVAHGELMARYWMHNNMITINGRKMGKSYNNVIKLTEMFAGTHPLLEKAYAPMTIRFYVLQTHYRSTLDFSNEALQAAERGLQRLWDAYETLQKLSYTANGGALNEELDKQVQTLCAECTEYMNDDLNTAKVMANLFELAPVINSLRHGQIKMSEISEATFNLLKETWETYLIKILGLVPVQAGDSNKLGEVLQLLIDIRKEAKARKDYATSDKIRNQLLDLGIQLKDEKDGTVSYTVE; this is translated from the coding sequence ATGTCAGAATTTAAGATACACAACTCGCTTACGAGGCAGAAGGAAGTTTTTACGCCACTGTACCCTGGTCACGTAGGCATGTACGTTTGCGGACCTACCGTATCCGGTGAGTCGCACCTGGGCCACGCGCGCCCCTATATCACCTTTGACGTAGTTTTCCGTTACCTGCAACACCTAGGCTATAAAGTACGCTATGTGCGCAACATCACCGATGCCGGCCACTTCGAGGAAGAAGGCCGTGCAGCCGAAGATAAAATTGCCAAAGGCGCCCTGCTGGAAAAACTGGAACCCATGGAACTGGTGCAGAAGTACACCAATCTTTACCATTGGGCCATGTTGCAGTTCAACTGTATGGAACCTAGCATCGAACCTACCGCCACGGGACATATCACCGAACAGATCGAAATGATCCAGAAAATCATTTCGCAGGGATATGCTTATGAAGCAAATGGCTCGGTGTATTTTGATGTGAAGAAATACGCAGAAAACTATAAATACGGCATCCTGAGCGGCCGTGTGCTCGAAGATATGCTGGAAACCAGTGTACGCGAACTGGAAAACCAAAGTGAAAAACGTAACAACGTAGACTTTGCCCTCTGGAAAAACGCACCGGCAGAACACCTGATGCGCTGGCCAAGTCCATGGGGCTACGGCTTCCCGGGCTGGCATATCGAATGTTCGGCCATGAGCGGCAAGTACCTCGGCACCCAGTTCGATATTCATGGTGGTGGCATGGACCTGCAGTTCCCGCACCACGAGTGTGAGATCGCGCAGAGCGAAGTGGCGCACGGAGAGCTGATGGCGCGTTACTGGATGCACAATAATATGATTACGATCAACGGTCGTAAAATGGGTAAGAGCTATAACAACGTGATCAAACTCACGGAAATGTTTGCCGGCACGCATCCGCTGCTGGAAAAAGCTTATGCCCCGATGACCATCCGTTTTTATGTATTGCAAACGCATTATCGCAGCACGCTCGACTTCTCCAACGAGGCATTGCAGGCGGCGGAACGTGGCTTGCAGCGCCTGTGGGATGCATACGAAACGTTACAGAAACTAAGCTACACCGCTAACGGCGGAGCACTGAACGAGGAGTTGGACAAACAGGTGCAAACGCTTTGCGCGGAATGTACCGAGTACATGAACGATGACCTCAACACAGCCAAGGTGATGGCCAACCTGTTCGAACTGGCACCGGTGATCAACTCGTTGCGTCATGGTCAGATTAAAATGAGCGAGATCAGCGAAGCCACCTTTAACCTGTTGAAAGAAACCTGGGAAACGTACCTGATCAAGATACTCGGACTTGTGCCGGTACAGGCAGGTGACAGCAACAAACTGGGCGAAGTGTTACAACTGCTGATCGATATCCGTAAAGAAGCGAAAGCGCGTAAAGACTACGCAACTTCCGATAAGATCCGCAATCAGCTGCTGGACCTCGGCATTCAACTGAAGGACGAAAAAGACGGTACCGTTAGTTATACTGTAGAATAA